In the genome of Capra hircus breed San Clemente chromosome 5, ASM170441v1, whole genome shotgun sequence, one region contains:
- the TTLL1 gene encoding probable tubulin polyglutamylase TTLL1 yields MAGKVKWVTDIEKSVLINNFEKRGWVQVTENEDWNFYWMSVQTIRNVFSVETGYRLSDDQIVNHFPNHYELTRKDLMVKNIKRYRKELEKEGSPLAEKDESGKYLYLDFVPVTYMLPADYNLFVEEFRKSPSSTWIMKPCGKAQGKGIFLINKLSQIKKWSRDSKTSSFVTQSTKEAYVISLYINNPLLIGGRKFDLRLYVLVSTYRPLRCYMYKLGFCRFCTVKYTPSTSELDNMFVHLTNVAIQKHGEDYNHIHGGKWTVNNLRLYLESTRGKEVTGKLFDEIHWIIVQSLKAVAPVMNNDKHCFECYGYDIIIDDKLKPWLIEVNASPSLTSSTANDRILKYNLINDTLNIAVPNGEIPDCKWNKSPPREVLGNYEILYDEELAQGDGADRELRSRPGQSLGPKGSRLRDAGRTVLTTWK; encoded by the exons GATGAGCGTGCAGACCATCCGCAATGTTTTTAGTGTCGAAACTGGCTACCGGCTCTCGGATGATCAAATAGTCAACCATTTCCCGAACCACTATGAGCTGACGCGGAAGGACCTGATGGTGAAAAACATCAAGAGATACAGgaaggagctggagaaggaagggagccCGCTGGCGGAGAAGGACGAAAGCGGGAAGTACCTCTACCTGG ACTTTGTCCCCGTCACCTACATGCTGCCCGCCGACTACAACCTGTTTGTGGAGGAGTTCCGGAAAAGCCCCTCGAGTACGTGGATTATGAAACCCTGTGGCAAAGCCCAGGGaaagggcatcttcctgatcaaCAAGCTCTCGCAGATCAAAAAGTGGTCCCGGGACAGCAAAACCTCTTC GTTCGTGACTCagtccaccaaggaagcctacgTGATCTCTCTGTACATCAACAACCCGTTACTGATCGGCGGCAGGAAGTTCGACCTGCGCCTGTACGTTCTGGTGTCTACGTACCGCCCGCTGCGCTGCTACAT GTATAAACTTGGATTTTGCCGCTTCTGCACAGTGAAATACACCCCGAGCACCAGTGAGCTGGACAACATGTTTGTGCATCTGACCAATGTCGCCATTCAGAAACATGGG GAGGACTACAACCACATCCACGGGGGCAAGTGGACCGTGAACAACCTGCGGCTCTACCTGGAGAGCACCCGAGGCAAGGAGGTGACCGGCAAGCTGTTCGACgagatccactggatcatcgtgCAGTCCCTGAAGGCTGTAGCG CCCGTGATGAACAACGACAAGCACTGCTTCGAGTGCTACGGCTACGACATCATCATCGACGACAAGCTGAAGCCCTGGCTCATCGAG GTAAACGCGTCCCCGTCCCTCACCTCCAGCACTGCCAACGACCGAATCCTTAAGTACAATCTGATCAATGACACCCTCAACATCGCGGTCCCTAACGGTGAAATACCAGACTGTAAATGGAACAAGTCACCCCCAAGGGAAGTCCTCGGCAATTATGAAATCCT GTATGACGAGGAGCTGGCGCAGGGCGATGGGGCTGACCGAGAGCTGAGAAGTCGGCCGGGCCAGTCGCTGGGGCCCAAAGGGAGCCGATTGAGAGATGCCGGGAGGACCGTCCTCACCACCTGGAAGTGA